A window of the Candidatus Bathyarchaeia archaeon genome harbors these coding sequences:
- a CDS encoding sulfurtransferase TusA family protein gives MRVDLIIDARYKSCPGPLLALAEAVAKSSSGQIIMLLATDPAAPQDIKEWASNVGHRVLKIEKIDETYQIYVEVLG, from the coding sequence TTGAGAGTTGACTTGATTATTGATGCTCGGTATAAATCTTGTCCAGGTCCGCTTCTCGCGTTAGCTGAGGCAGTTGCAAAGTCCAGCTCAGGTCAGATAATCATGCTCTTAGCAACAGACCCAGCTGCCCCTCAAGATATTAAAGAGTGGGCTTCGAATGTGGGTCATAGGGTTCTAAAGATTGAAAAAATTGATGAGACATACCAGATATATGTGGAGGTTTTGGGTTGA
- a CDS encoding DsrE/DsrF/DrsH-like family protein, whose product MPKISIIVSSEKLDKLFPAVTLATTAAAMSWESEIFFTFWGLLALKKSYEPKEVSSDYKGYEDELKRAVSSGAIPNWREILEQGKKTGRLKIYACSTTMNLLGIKAEDLVEYVDDVVGAATFLSKAKDSDINLFIS is encoded by the coding sequence ATGCCGAAAATATCCATAATAGTGTCCTCTGAAAAATTGGATAAGCTCTTTCCAGCCGTAACTTTAGCTACAACCGCGGCTGCTATGAGTTGGGAGTCAGAAATATTCTTCACTTTCTGGGGTCTACTAGCCTTAAAAAAGAGCTATGAGCCTAAAGAGGTTAGCTCAGACTATAAGGGTTATGAGGATGAGCTGAAGAGAGCTGTTAGCTCCGGAGCCATACCGAATTGGCGCGAAATATTAGAGCAAGGTAAGAAGACTGGGAGATTGAAGATTTACGCGTGCTCCACAACAATGAACCTTCTCGGGATAAAGGCTGAAGATTTAGTGGAGTATGTAGATGATGTTGTTGGCGCCGCAACATTCTTAAGCAAAGCGAAAGATTCAGATATCAATCTTTTCATATCTTAA
- a CDS encoding glycosyltransferase family 39 protein, whose protein sequence is MIFFSSLIPRIINLDEPGLAWDEPIYIEAGRTYVGGILRSQIFNILTWEINWEHPPIAKYLIGISLHILEPIGLSEVAAARVPNAILGSLTCILLYLFLHDIYGESVSILASLLLSYLPNFFAHSRYATLDSPKTFFIVFSLYAFKKWTKTGKFGWTISSAVLCGLALAVKISALSLPPIILAWLLIMRPHRYQGIKATPLKSLFFILSFLLLAFIFFLLSWPLLWIDPKYIMKYLDFHLHHFNIPVYYLGEVHQRAPWHYPFIMLSVTTPVSVLLAAILGAFYPLKNIFRHKICTDRDKISISLLIWLLSTLLRVSASYGYDGVRLFLDALPALSSLAAIGASELNSSLSSFLRVSKRTIFYLLFILLIASEIYACAITHPYETSCYNELVIAVGGVKLFEKTYWGEVYKEVVEWLENKAPGARVVVPIAPHLAQYYAKTLKIMSNIPDILAEKPAYLAFQAREGFYFDHLIIFCLNNLKPIHTIQVNGITIAYIFNLEDYYSLMNSTRSNSL, encoded by the coding sequence TTGATCTTTTTCTCTTCTTTAATACCGAGGATAATAAATTTAGATGAGCCCGGGCTCGCATGGGATGAACCCATATATATTGAAGCTGGTAGGACCTATGTTGGCGGCATACTGAGATCTCAAATCTTCAACATACTCACATGGGAGATAAATTGGGAGCATCCCCCCATAGCTAAATATTTAATTGGCATAAGCTTACATATACTGGAGCCCATCGGGCTCTCTGAAGTTGCCGCCGCAAGGGTGCCCAATGCTATACTGGGTTCATTAACCTGCATCCTATTATACCTATTTCTTCATGATATTTATGGAGAGAGCGTATCCATATTAGCCTCCCTCCTCCTATCCTACCTCCCAAACTTTTTTGCCCATAGCAGATATGCGACTCTAGACTCTCCTAAAACATTTTTTATAGTCTTCTCATTATATGCCTTCAAAAAGTGGACAAAAACAGGAAAATTTGGGTGGACGATTTCCTCAGCTGTTCTTTGCGGCTTAGCGCTCGCTGTGAAAATAAGCGCGTTATCATTGCCCCCTATAATCTTAGCTTGGCTTCTCATAATGCGTCCACATCGATATCAGGGAATAAAAGCCACACCTCTCAAATCTTTGTTCTTCATATTATCTTTCCTATTGTTAGCCTTTATTTTCTTCCTTTTATCTTGGCCCCTATTATGGATTGATCCAAAATATATTATGAAATATCTTGATTTCCATCTTCATCACTTCAATATACCAGTATATTATCTTGGTGAGGTTCATCAAAGAGCTCCATGGCACTATCCCTTCATAATGTTATCTGTCACAACGCCCGTAAGTGTTCTATTAGCCGCAATACTTGGAGCTTTTTACCCGCTTAAGAATATTTTCAGGCATAAAATATGTACAGATAGAGATAAAATCTCAATTTCACTATTAATATGGTTGCTGTCTACTCTTTTAAGAGTCTCAGCATCATATGGGTATGATGGTGTAAGGCTATTCTTGGATGCTCTTCCAGCTCTCTCTTCCCTAGCCGCTATTGGGGCTTCAGAGTTAAACTCTTCCTTAAGCAGTTTTCTCAGGGTCTCTAAAAGAACTATTTTCTATCTGCTCTTCATCCTCCTAATTGCATCTGAAATATATGCCTGTGCCATAACGCATCCCTATGAAACCTCCTGTTACAATGAGCTAGTGATAGCAGTAGGCGGGGTGAAACTATTTGAAAAAACATATTGGGGAGAGGTTTATAAGGAAGTTGTTGAGTGGCTTGAAAATAAAGCTCCAGGTGCAAGAGTCGTTGTTCCTATCGCTCCACACCTGGCGCAGTATTACGCTAAAACCCTGAAGATAATGAGCAATATTCCTGATATCCTTGCGGAGAAACCAGCATACCTTGCTTTCCAAGCTAGGGAAGGATTTTACTTCGATCATCTGATCATTTTTTGTCTCAATAATTTAAAGCCTATTCATACAATTCAGGTGAACGGCATCACTATTGCCTATATTTTCAACCTTGAAGATTACTACTCTCTAATGAACTCTACAAGGAGCAATTCATTATGA
- a CDS encoding aldo/keto reductase, whose translation MKYRKFGRLNWEASVLGFGTMRLPVLDGDPNRVDEAEAIRMIKYAIDHGVNYIDTAYPYHGGNSEVVLGKALKDSYRDKVKIATKMPIGRVSRGEELDEIFNEQLRRLQLDYIDFYLLHGLNRDNWRKTLDLNVLDWAERQIDEGRIKYFGFSFHDEFEVFKEIIDGYSKWTLCQIQYNYIDTESSRRGPGTMGLKYAASKGLAVVVMEPLRGGLLAIKPPREVQEIWDKADVKRTHVEWALLWVWNHPEVSVVLSGMSTMEQVIENVQIADRAESNIFTAKDLEIIARVREMYLQHGFIGCTRCHYCMPCPQNVRIPEILAFYNKLLRTPNEDERRQIAKEYFAVIPRGEGVEACIRCGTCEKKCPQNLPIRKLISDFQWIIRWMS comes from the coding sequence ATGAAATATAGAAAGTTCGGTCGGCTAAATTGGGAGGCTTCCGTATTAGGCTTTGGAACAATGAGGTTACCTGTACTTGATGGTGATCCTAATAGGGTAGATGAGGCTGAAGCCATAAGAATGATAAAGTATGCTATTGATCATGGCGTAAACTATATTGATACAGCTTATCCCTATCATGGCGGAAATAGTGAGGTTGTTCTGGGAAAAGCATTGAAAGATAGCTATCGAGATAAGGTTAAGATTGCAACAAAGATGCCAATAGGAAGAGTAAGTAGAGGAGAGGAGCTGGATGAAATTTTTAATGAACAGTTAAGAAGATTGCAGCTTGATTATATAGATTTCTATCTTCTACATGGACTTAATAGGGATAATTGGCGGAAAACCCTAGACCTAAATGTTCTTGATTGGGCTGAGCGGCAGATTGATGAGGGCAGAATTAAATATTTCGGATTCAGTTTTCATGATGAGTTTGAGGTCTTTAAGGAGATAATTGATGGATACAGTAAGTGGACACTTTGCCAAATCCAATATAATTATATTGATACCGAAAGCAGTAGGCGAGGCCCTGGAACAATGGGGCTTAAATATGCTGCTTCAAAAGGACTTGCAGTTGTAGTCATGGAGCCCTTGAGGGGTGGTTTGTTAGCTATTAAACCTCCGAGAGAAGTTCAGGAAATATGGGATAAGGCTGATGTAAAGAGAACCCATGTTGAGTGGGCTCTTCTCTGGGTTTGGAATCACCCAGAAGTTTCTGTTGTATTAAGCGGTATGAGCACAATGGAGCAGGTTATTGAAAACGTTCAGATTGCTGACAGAGCTGAATCAAACATCTTCACAGCCAAGGATTTGGAAATTATTGCGAGAGTTAGGGAGATGTACTTGCAGCATGGTTTTATAGGGTGCACTAGATGCCATTATTGTATGCCATGCCCCCAAAACGTAAGAATACCAGAAATTTTAGCATTCTATAATAAACTTCTTAGAACCCCTAATGAGGATGAGAGGCGTCAGATTGCGAAAGAATATTTTGCAGTTATCCCGCGGGGAGAGGGTGTTGAGGCATGCATTAGATGTGGCACATGTGAGAAGAAATGTCCCCAGAATTTGCCAATACGCAAGCTTATTTCAGACTTTCAGTGGATTATAAGATGGATGTCATAA
- a CDS encoding uroporphyrinogen decarboxylase family protein gives MDNFIIEVGGGGIKIKKVIESGEEWSIIEWETGAKWRVGSSKSIWARQYIDYPVKTEDDIDSLELPDPDDSSRYEGIEKAIRYVVNKGFFPACSINGFFSGIWYFIRGPLEVILKDMYVRKGFLQKLITKFGEFNLKVEKNLLERGAMMICWPDDLGYNSGPFMSPKLYEELIYPWHVKAIKLAHKYGAFVNMHSHGNITSLVPLFVRAKLDMLNPVGPSDNMDLKGLKEKYGDKLCFLGGLSKNIGIMSAEELKEHLLDRLRIGAPGGGYILGSEGDIPVEMSIENFDFLIKISKKYRRNISLLK, from the coding sequence ATGGATAATTTTATAATTGAAGTTGGCGGTGGCGGAATTAAAATTAAAAAGGTTATTGAAAGCGGAGAAGAGTGGAGTATCATAGAGTGGGAGACTGGAGCTAAATGGCGTGTAGGATCATCTAAGAGTATATGGGCTCGGCAATACATAGACTATCCGGTAAAAACTGAAGATGATATAGATTCTTTAGAGCTCCCGGATCCAGACGACTCATCAAGATACGAGGGAATTGAGAAAGCGATAAGATATGTGGTCAATAAAGGATTTTTCCCAGCGTGTAGCATTAATGGCTTCTTCTCAGGCATCTGGTACTTTATTAGAGGTCCGCTGGAGGTAATCTTAAAAGACATGTATGTGAGGAAGGGTTTTCTTCAGAAACTTATTACCAAATTTGGCGAATTCAACTTGAAAGTTGAAAAGAACCTGCTTGAGAGGGGAGCCATGATGATATGCTGGCCTGATGATTTAGGTTATAATAGCGGACCATTTATGAGTCCTAAGCTTTATGAAGAACTGATTTATCCGTGGCATGTGAAAGCCATAAAGTTGGCGCATAAGTACGGTGCCTTCGTTAACATGCATAGTCATGGGAATATCACTTCTCTAGTCCCCCTATTTGTTAGAGCCAAACTTGATATGCTTAACCCTGTGGGTCCATCTGACAACATGGACCTTAAAGGCTTAAAAGAGAAATATGGCGATAAACTATGCTTCTTAGGAGGTTTAAGCAAAAATATCGGCATTATGAGCGCTGAAGAGCTGAAGGAGCATTTACTTGATAGGCTTAGGATCGGGGCTCCAGGCGGAGGCTACATTCTAGGTTCAGAAGGCGATATACCAGTAGAAATGAGTATAGAAAATTTCGATTTTCTCATCAAAATCAGCAAAAAATACAGAAGAAATATTTCTCTGCTAAAATAA
- the pyrH gene encoding UMP kinase, translated as MMKIVVRIGGSVIASPPNPEIIQRYADLIRELRSRGHEVAVIVGGGVLAREFIDLARKLGLSEQEQDELAISVSRLLAQLLAMKVEGYQWRKIPVNVEEAVRDLGESGIVIMGGIKPGMTTDTVAALIASEIKADLIIKATDQDGIYTKDPRKYPDARKLDEVSFSELEELLAESRHRAGIHQIIDPEAVRVLKEKNIKTIVVNGFKPENLLLAVNGAGIGTVIH; from the coding sequence ATGATGAAGATTGTCGTAAGGATTGGCGGCTCAGTTATTGCCTCACCGCCAAACCCTGAAATAATTCAGAGATACGCTGACTTGATAAGAGAGTTGAGGAGTAGGGGGCATGAAGTTGCGGTTATAGTCGGCGGTGGAGTTTTAGCCAGAGAATTCATAGATCTAGCGCGCAAGCTTGGATTATCTGAGCAGGAGCAAGATGAGTTAGCCATATCCGTTTCAAGGCTCCTTGCTCAATTATTAGCCATGAAAGTTGAGGGGTACCAATGGAGGAAGATACCCGTAAATGTTGAGGAGGCTGTTAGAGATCTGGGCGAAAGTGGCATAGTTATCATGGGCGGCATTAAGCCGGGGATGACTACTGATACTGTTGCAGCGCTCATAGCATCTGAAATCAAAGCGGATTTAATTATTAAAGCGACCGATCAAGATGGGATATACACTAAAGATCCTAGGAAGTATCCTGATGCAAGGAAACTAGATGAGGTGAGCTTTAGTGAATTAGAGGAATTGTTGGCTGAGAGTAGGCATAGGGCGGGGATACATCAGATAATCGATCCTGAAGCAGTCCGCGTATTGAAAGAGAAAAATATAAAAACTATAGTTGTTAATGGATTCAAACCTGAAAATCTCCTTCTAGCAGTTAATGGTGCAGGTATTGGAACGGTGATCCATTAG
- a CDS encoding MBL fold metallo-hydrolase, whose amino-acid sequence MYRQAINNFRDGRTMLELIFLGTGGGRFATITQKRRTGGIRIISEQDGINMHIDPGPGALVYSLEMGLNPQRIRAIFVSHSHIDHANDAEPLIEAMSEGTIKKRGVLVAARSVLRGNDICESSLSKYHQAMPERVIEATVGSSFEVDGIEVTVCKAVHSDPDAVGFRFKVKDFGSFAYIPDSEYFSDISKFYSGLRLLILSVLRPSGQPWEGHMTTDDAIRIIAETAPEMALITHFGMQMILKGPEREAELIENRTGVPTKAATDGMRVLLGKEIVIGGRAKKGRDLSSFLR is encoded by the coding sequence TTGTATCGTCAAGCAATTAATAATTTTAGGGATGGGAGAACAATGCTTGAGCTTATTTTTCTTGGAACTGGTGGTGGACGCTTTGCGACGATAACCCAGAAGAGAAGAACTGGGGGAATAAGAATAATCTCTGAGCAAGATGGAATCAATATGCATATTGATCCAGGTCCAGGTGCACTTGTATATTCATTAGAGATGGGCTTAAATCCTCAGAGGATTAGGGCTATATTTGTTTCACATTCACACATTGACCATGCAAATGATGCTGAACCCCTTATAGAGGCGATGAGCGAGGGAACGATAAAGAAGCGTGGTGTTTTAGTGGCTGCCCGAAGTGTTCTAAGAGGTAATGATATATGTGAGAGTTCGCTCTCAAAATATCATCAGGCAATGCCCGAAAGAGTTATAGAAGCAACCGTCGGCTCATCCTTTGAAGTTGATGGGATAGAGGTTACCGTCTGTAAAGCCGTTCACTCCGACCCAGATGCCGTTGGCTTCCGTTTTAAAGTAAAAGATTTCGGCAGCTTCGCATATATACCTGACTCAGAATATTTCAGTGATATATCAAAATTTTATAGCGGATTAAGACTGCTAATATTGTCTGTTTTGAGACCCTCAGGTCAACCTTGGGAGGGGCATATGACAACAGATGACGCCATAAGAATAATTGCGGAAACAGCTCCGGAAATGGCTTTAATAACGCATTTCGGTATGCAAATGATACTTAAGGGTCCTGAAAGGGAAGCCGAATTAATAGAAAATAGGACCGGTGTGCCGACAAAGGCTGCTACTGATGGGATGCGTGTTCTCTTAGGAAAAGAAATAGTTATAGGTGGGAGAGCGAAGAAAGGGAGGGATTTAAGTAGTTTTCTAAGATAG
- a CDS encoding valine--tRNA ligase, with product MSEEEILDFKPRIKDKTWDPAKEIILFKKWQEDGIYKFDETSKKEVFSIDTPPPYVNTPVHIGQAYTYVWMDIFARYKRMMGYNVLFPIGLDKNGLPIEVQTEKTFGIVMHETPREEFIAKCKQLLQESGEASLETFKRLGLSCNSWDLEYKVGGRYETDDPGYRRLTQETFIEFWKRGLIYEDEKVTNYCPVCRTTISDAEVEYEEEETLLNYIKFRVQETGEDILIATTRPELLCSCRVVLFNPSDERYQHLEGKHAIVPIYGYVVEIIPHPYAKPDFGSGLVMICSFGDYSDIRILRELDLKPIFAINEKGEMNENAGKYAGLRVEEARKRIIEDLKSENLLVKQEKIIQRRPVCWRSKNPIEFVPMREFYLKQVEFKKEILKLADQMRFFAPESKQILIDWINSIDIDWVISRRRYYGTEIPLWYCKSCGYIYIPEPGRYYQPWREKPPIDRCPKCGGREFRGEERTFDTWFDSATSEVYILGYLWNKEFFIRNFPCSLRPQGKEIVRNWLYFSVLKSFLLFGKEPFRNVWIHMHVVDEQGRKMSKSAGNVIDPQDVIRMFGSEAFRIWTALEGNISKGDIRCSFERIRGTSKFLTKLWNIARFVSSFPQVNEDYELAPLDRMILAKLNELIGECRKGYEDMNAFHAGTAIRIFTWNIFADHYLEAVKSRAYNRDGLFSKRLQRGAWYTLHKCLETILKLLAPICPFITEAIWLELYSKESIHVQRFPMEVDEWKDGIVNLLPKFMEFNNVVWQYKKRNNIALNEEIEDIIYAPTDLKPFEDDLKAMHKIKSLVFGKPENDRAERNSEEVFILKC from the coding sequence ATGAGTGAAGAGGAGATCCTAGATTTCAAGCCTAGGATTAAGGATAAGACTTGGGATCCTGCTAAAGAGATTATTTTATTCAAGAAATGGCAGGAGGATGGAATCTATAAGTTTGATGAGACCTCTAAGAAGGAAGTCTTCAGTATTGATACTCCACCACCATATGTTAATACTCCGGTTCATATAGGGCAGGCATACACGTATGTGTGGATGGATATATTCGCAAGATACAAGCGCATGATGGGGTATAATGTGCTCTTCCCAATAGGCTTAGATAAGAATGGTTTGCCAATAGAGGTTCAGACAGAGAAAACATTCGGCATAGTAATGCATGAAACCCCTAGGGAGGAGTTCATTGCAAAATGTAAGCAGCTGCTTCAGGAGAGTGGAGAAGCATCTCTAGAGACGTTTAAGCGTTTAGGCTTAAGTTGCAACTCCTGGGATTTAGAGTATAAGGTTGGGGGGAGATATGAAACTGATGATCCGGGGTATAGGCGTCTGACGCAGGAGACATTTATAGAGTTCTGGAAAAGAGGCTTAATCTACGAGGATGAGAAGGTTACAAATTACTGTCCGGTTTGCCGCACAACAATATCTGATGCTGAGGTTGAGTATGAAGAAGAGGAGACCCTACTAAACTACATAAAGTTTAGGGTTCAAGAAACGGGTGAGGATATACTTATAGCCACAACTAGGCCAGAACTCTTATGCTCATGCCGCGTAGTCCTCTTTAACCCATCAGATGAACGCTACCAGCATCTTGAAGGGAAGCATGCAATTGTCCCAATATATGGATATGTTGTTGAGATTATTCCGCACCCCTACGCTAAGCCAGATTTCGGCTCGGGGCTGGTCATGATATGTAGCTTCGGTGACTATAGCGATATTAGAATACTCAGGGAGCTCGATTTAAAGCCCATATTTGCCATAAACGAGAAAGGTGAGATGAATGAGAATGCTGGTAAGTATGCTGGCTTAAGGGTTGAGGAGGCTAGAAAACGCATAATAGAAGATCTTAAGTCCGAGAATTTGCTCGTTAAACAGGAGAAGATTATTCAGCGGAGACCAGTCTGCTGGAGGTCTAAGAACCCAATAGAGTTCGTTCCGATGAGGGAGTTTTATCTTAAACAGGTTGAGTTTAAGAAAGAAATACTTAAATTAGCCGATCAAATGAGGTTCTTTGCTCCAGAAAGCAAGCAGATACTTATAGATTGGATTAACTCTATTGACATAGACTGGGTTATTTCGAGGCGGAGATATTATGGAACAGAGATACCCTTATGGTATTGTAAGAGCTGCGGCTATATCTACATACCTGAACCCGGAAGATACTATCAGCCATGGAGAGAGAAGCCTCCAATCGATAGGTGCCCGAAATGTGGCGGAAGAGAGTTCCGCGGTGAAGAGCGAACATTTGACACGTGGTTCGATTCGGCAACGTCGGAGGTTTATATACTTGGCTACCTATGGAACAAAGAGTTCTTTATAAGGAACTTTCCATGCTCACTTAGGCCGCAGGGGAAGGAGATTGTTAGGAATTGGCTCTATTTTTCCGTCTTAAAGTCTTTTCTGCTTTTTGGGAAAGAGCCCTTCAGAAATGTTTGGATACACATGCATGTTGTTGATGAGCAGGGCAGAAAGATGAGTAAGAGCGCTGGAAATGTCATTGATCCACAGGATGTCATAAGGATGTTTGGCAGCGAAGCCTTCAGGATATGGACCGCGCTTGAAGGAAATATAAGTAAGGGCGACATAAGATGCTCATTTGAAAGAATACGCGGAACCTCAAAGTTCCTGACGAAGCTATGGAATATTGCCCGGTTCGTATCATCCTTTCCACAAGTAAATGAAGACTATGAGCTTGCACCACTTGACAGAATGATTTTGGCAAAGCTTAATGAGCTAATAGGGGAGTGCCGAAAAGGATATGAGGACATGAATGCCTTCCATGCTGGCACAGCTATTAGAATATTTACGTGGAACATTTTCGCAGACCATTATCTTGAGGCTGTTAAATCTAGGGCTTATAACCGGGATGGCTTATTCAGTAAGAGGCTGCAGCGTGGCGCATGGTATACGCTTCACAAGTGCCTGGAAACAATACTTAAGCTTTTAGCCCCCATATGCCCATTTATAACTGAAGCAATATGGCTTGAATTATATTCAAAAGAAAGCATACATGTTCAACGCTTCCCAATGGAAGTGGATGAGTGGAAGGATGGTATAGTTAATTTGCTACCGAAGTTCATGGAGTTTAATAATGTGGTGTGGCAGTATAAGAAGAGGAATAATATAGCCCTAAATGAAGAGATTGAAGACATTATCTACGCGCCAACAGACTTAAAGCCCTTTGAAGATGACTTAAAGGCTATGCATAAAATTAAATCTTTAGTTTTCGGTAAGCCAGAGAATGATAGAGCTGAAAGAAACTCTGAAGAAGTCTTCATATTGAAGTGTTAG